Proteins encoded in a region of the Gammaproteobacteria bacterium genome:
- a CDS encoding AAA family ATPase, whose protein sequence is MSRYNPHNEVDRIFEVSQQWKDTCLLGGGSLFSSKDLWQSEYVDELIKYYVENLDTGEGNFLDKLELQLEPANENTKLLAAEILYVLLLAPSNIKPEKKRENVSTIWNWASQSPVPADHPLFEDKALGGCGSGGVGFNNFRWKELVYAIQLFKTLLSLPLEKRRQILSDGWEFANWLEEVPDSENRQFRHMLLHLLFPDQFERVFGGTDRVAIVSGFLQERPSRVKRKSAIQIDRDFKAIREKAAEEYKSEELDFYAPPLEEEWHRNKTTNWLFTWNPRKWAWDNLTQDIQRVAQGETIIQSWSCVNKHVSIGDKAWLVRVGESPKGIFAVGNVVSEPYESEHYDESKSEAGEKHQVVDIEFTTIKDVFNDAFITDKDLSRITIDGQTWFPQASGIEIKKRSAGLLEKIWGQLSTPSSVQETTPQKRIYPINRIYYGPPGTGKTFKLAKLKEEYTATAISASREQWLADQLRDKRWFDVLVLALHNLGGHASVSQLLDHEFVVQKSKAQVSVSNLRQSVWGTLQVHAAEDSSTVKYSQRRSPLVFDKKEDSTWYLLDNYRADCPELINLANHLDRGPGAGEATHRFEFVTFHQAYSYEDFVEGIRPVKGDESSDISYEVVPGIFRRICQRAKEDERNKYALFIDEINRGNIAKIFGELITLIEQDKRAGADNAMQVTLPYSGDSFSVPINLDIYGAMNTADRSIALLDTALRRRFRFHELMPDSGLIKGSRGDGYIEDGEGGVINLRDLLDTMNQRIRFLLNRDLTLGHAFLYRVRSFDQLREVFIDQFIPLLQEHFYDDWRRIQLVFGDITQGDQAVEPQIIEHSTLTKEAVLGFDEENYDDQVEYRVAKREEITPDAIRKIYA, encoded by the coding sequence ATGAGTAGATATAACCCGCACAACGAAGTTGATCGTATTTTTGAAGTCAGCCAGCAGTGGAAGGACACGTGCCTACTCGGAGGTGGAAGTTTATTTAGCAGTAAGGATCTTTGGCAGTCAGAGTATGTTGACGAGCTGATTAAATATTACGTAGAGAATCTTGATACGGGTGAAGGAAATTTTCTTGATAAGCTAGAGCTCCAGCTTGAGCCAGCCAACGAAAACACCAAACTCCTTGCTGCTGAAATTCTGTATGTGCTTCTGCTAGCGCCGAGTAATATTAAGCCAGAGAAAAAGCGGGAAAATGTCAGCACAATATGGAACTGGGCAAGTCAATCACCTGTACCAGCAGATCATCCACTGTTTGAGGATAAAGCTTTGGGGGGCTGTGGTAGTGGAGGAGTTGGATTTAATAATTTCAGGTGGAAAGAGCTTGTTTATGCCATCCAATTGTTCAAGACGCTGTTGAGTTTGCCCCTGGAGAAACGCAGACAAATACTTTCAGATGGTTGGGAATTCGCGAACTGGCTTGAGGAAGTTCCGGATAGTGAGAATCGTCAGTTTAGACACATGCTTTTACATTTGTTATTTCCCGATCAGTTTGAGCGAGTATTTGGTGGTACGGACAGGGTAGCAATCGTATCAGGATTTCTGCAAGAGAGACCCTCTAGGGTAAAGCGTAAATCGGCTATTCAAATAGATCGGGACTTTAAGGCAATTAGAGAGAAAGCCGCCGAAGAGTACAAATCGGAAGAGCTGGATTTCTACGCGCCGCCACTCGAAGAAGAATGGCATCGTAACAAAACTACCAACTGGCTTTTTACTTGGAATCCGCGGAAGTGGGCTTGGGATAACTTGACCCAAGATATACAGAGGGTTGCGCAAGGTGAAACGATCATTCAATCTTGGAGTTGTGTCAACAAGCATGTTTCTATTGGTGACAAGGCTTGGTTAGTTCGTGTTGGGGAATCGCCGAAAGGAATCTTTGCGGTTGGAAATGTAGTTTCTGAGCCTTATGAGTCTGAGCACTATGACGAATCAAAGTCGGAGGCTGGAGAGAAACACCAAGTCGTGGATATTGAATTTACCACCATCAAAGATGTATTTAACGATGCATTTATTACCGACAAAGACCTGTCCCGCATAACGATAGATGGACAAACCTGGTTTCCGCAAGCATCGGGAATTGAGATTAAAAAAAGAAGCGCCGGCCTCCTAGAAAAAATATGGGGGCAACTCAGCACTCCATCTTCAGTTCAAGAAACCACTCCCCAAAAGCGAATTTACCCGATCAACCGAATTTATTACGGCCCTCCTGGCACAGGTAAAACCTTTAAGCTCGCCAAGCTCAAGGAAGAATACACTGCTACCGCAATAAGTGCTTCGCGCGAGCAATGGCTTGCCGATCAGTTGAGGGACAAGCGATGGTTTGACGTGCTTGTGTTAGCACTACACAATCTTGGTGGTCACGCTTCAGTGTCTCAGCTTTTAGATCACGAATTTGTGGTTCAAAAATCAAAAGCACAGGTGAGCGTTAGTAATCTGCGACAGAGTGTTTGGGGAACCCTACAGGTACATGCTGCCGAAGATTCGTCGACGGTAAAGTATTCTCAGCGACGATCACCATTGGTCTTTGATAAGAAAGAAGACAGCACTTGGTATTTGTTGGATAACTACAGAGCAGATTGTCCTGAGTTGATTAATCTAGCCAATCATTTGGACCGGGGCCCGGGTGCAGGTGAGGCTACGCATCGATTTGAATTCGTCACCTTTCACCAGGCTTACAGCTATGAAGATTTTGTCGAAGGCATCAGGCCTGTTAAAGGGGATGAGTCTAGTGATATCTCCTATGAGGTCGTGCCAGGAATTTTTAGACGAATTTGCCAGCGGGCTAAAGAAGATGAACGAAATAAGTACGCGCTATTCATTGATGAAATTAATAGGGGCAATATAGCAAAAATATTTGGCGAATTGATAACGCTCATAGAGCAGGATAAGCGCGCCGGTGCGGATAATGCGATGCAGGTGACTCTACCGTATTCGGGCGATTCTTTTAGCGTGCCGATCAACTTAGATATTTACGGAGCGATGAATACGGCAGACCGCTCAATAGCGCTGCTTGATACTGCCCTCCGTAGAAGGTTTCGGTTTCATGAGTTGATGCCAGATTCGGGGTTAATTAAGGGGTCTAGGGGCGACGGCTATATTGAAGATGGCGAAGGAGGCGTAATTAACCTCAGAGACCTCTTGGACACCATGAATCAAAGGATTAGGTTTTTACTGAATAGAGATCTTACGCTGGGGCACGCGTTCCTTTACAGGGTGCGTAGTTTTGATCAACTGAGAGAGGTGTTCATCGATCAGTTTATTCCTCTCCTTCAGGAACATTTCTATGACGATTGGCGTCGGATTCAGTTGGTATTTGGGGATATTACGCAGGGCGATCAGGCGGTGGAACCGCAGATAATCGAGCACTCTACTTTAACTAAAGAGGCAGTCTTGGGGTTCGACGAGGAAAATTATGATGATCAGGTGGAATACCGGGTTGCGAAGCGTGAGGAGATAACACCTGATGCGATCCGGAAAATCTATGCGTAG
- a CDS encoding IS66 family transposase: MSHPDVSQLNAEQLRALTASLFSRLAEQESSLRTLKQREEILQQQADHATRLEHRNRFLETLNAKLTHEMALLKRHRFGKHSEQLNVLQRTLLEDIVDADVGGIEAELEAAQADPLSQTKPKQQPKRVALPPELPRRLIEHEPDNTRCQCGCQLQRIGEDVSEKLDYTPGEFTVERHVRGKWVCKDCETLVQAPVPPHVIDKGLPTTGLLAQVLVAKYADHLPLYRQERIFERAGLGIPRSTLAEWVGRCGVALQPLADALRETILSQPVVHADETPVPMLSPGKKKTHRAYIWAYCTTHNAQTRAVVYDFAPSRAGEHARTFLGEWQGKLVCDDYSGYKAGFGRGVIEIGCLAHARRKFFELHAANKSTLAASALNTIGQLYEIERQARELDNDQRCQLRQQRAGPLLENFHAWLLTQRQKVPDGSATARAIDYSLKRWRALTRYLEDGAVPIDNNWVENQIRPWALGRSNWLFAGSLRSGQRAAAVMSLIQSARMNGLDPYAYLRDVLARLPTQKASRINDLLPHNWIPE, translated from the coding sequence ATGTCACATCCCGACGTAAGCCAGCTTAATGCCGAGCAACTACGAGCCCTGACTGCCTCGTTGTTCTCGCGCCTCGCCGAGCAGGAATCGTCGCTGAGAACACTGAAACAGCGGGAAGAGATCCTGCAACAGCAAGCGGATCATGCTACTCGCCTTGAGCATCGCAACCGCTTTCTTGAAACGCTCAATGCAAAACTGACCCACGAAATGGCGTTACTCAAACGCCATCGCTTTGGCAAACACAGTGAACAACTGAACGTTCTGCAACGCACTCTCCTGGAAGACATCGTTGACGCCGACGTGGGCGGCATCGAGGCGGAGTTGGAGGCGGCGCAGGCTGACCCGCTCTCACAGACCAAGCCAAAACAGCAACCCAAGCGTGTAGCCCTGCCACCGGAGCTACCACGCCGGCTGATCGAGCACGAACCGGACAACACCCGGTGTCAGTGTGGCTGTCAGCTCCAGCGGATTGGCGAGGATGTCAGTGAGAAGCTGGACTATACCCCCGGGGAATTTACCGTTGAACGGCATGTCCGTGGCAAATGGGTGTGTAAAGACTGCGAAACGCTGGTACAGGCTCCGGTGCCGCCTCATGTTATCGACAAAGGGCTGCCCACCACTGGTCTGCTGGCCCAGGTGCTCGTGGCCAAGTACGCCGACCACTTGCCGCTGTACCGCCAGGAACGAATCTTCGAGCGTGCCGGTCTGGGCATTCCCCGTTCCACACTGGCCGAATGGGTGGGCCGCTGCGGCGTGGCGTTGCAGCCACTGGCGGATGCCTTGCGCGAGACTATCCTGAGCCAGCCGGTGGTTCATGCCGACGAGACGCCGGTGCCAATGCTGTCGCCGGGCAAGAAGAAAACCCACCGCGCCTATATCTGGGCCTACTGCACAACGCACAATGCCCAGACCCGAGCAGTGGTCTATGACTTTGCGCCCAGCCGTGCCGGGGAACATGCCCGCACCTTCCTGGGCGAATGGCAAGGCAAACTGGTGTGTGACGATTACAGTGGTTACAAGGCGGGCTTCGGCCGGGGCGTCATCGAGATCGGCTGTCTGGCCCATGCCCGGCGCAAGTTCTTTGAGCTGCACGCTGCCAACAAGAGCACCCTGGCGGCCAGTGCCTTGAATACTATCGGTCAGTTGTACGAGATCGAGCGTCAGGCCAGAGAGTTGGATAATGATCAGCGCTGTCAGTTGCGACAACAACGGGCCGGCCCACTGCTGGAGAACTTCCACGCCTGGCTGCTTACGCAACGGCAAAAGGTACCGGACGGATCAGCTACAGCCAGAGCTATCGATTACAGCCTGAAACGCTGGCGTGCCTTGACCCGGTATCTGGAAGATGGCGCGGTGCCTATCGACAACAACTGGGTCGAGAATCAGATACGCCCGTGGGCCTTGGGTCGCTCCAACTGGCTATTCGCTGGATCGTTGCGCAGTGGTCAGCGTGCCGCTGCTGTGATGAGTCTGATACAGTCAGCTCGTATGAATGGGCTTGACCCCTATGCTTATCTCAGAGATGTGCTGGCCAGGCTACCGACTCAGAAGGCAAGTCGCATTAATGACCTGTTGCCACATAACTGGATACCGGAATAG
- a CDS encoding McrC family protein → MAKILSCIEHETITISAASASDRKSIDESYVNRLVKFTSHMPPGALSWGHRSIKFSQFCGVIQLDDLTIEILPKVYGREHEPGASRHALVQMLRKSGFLISHKGSQAAINIQRHSVLDIFILHFCGELAALMTQGLLREYIGLEDNLNVIKGRLITEVQLKKNFHHKERLYCRYDELKEDILINRIIKYTLRVLFTLARSGETKRQVNELLMQFDSVGDTPVAKQDFSKLVFGRCNSRYQPIVEQCRMFISGCSPDVLAGRGSAVSLLFDMNRLFESWVAAILRPIAWRQGLKLRTQGPQKNLGYWLDSDQAVFQLRPDISLLAQDNSIEVIADAKWKILDESDKKLGISQSDLYQLQAYANRYGVHKLKLYYPKQSGLSTNKTLVMQGIHQASLEVVPLDMTNKYPINEISTE, encoded by the coding sequence ATGGCCAAAATCCTAAGTTGCATAGAACATGAGACTATTACGATTAGCGCGGCAAGTGCGTCAGATAGAAAATCAATCGATGAGTCTTATGTCAATAGATTAGTAAAATTCACCTCGCATATGCCTCCTGGGGCATTGAGCTGGGGCCACAGATCAATCAAATTTTCCCAGTTTTGTGGCGTAATTCAGCTTGATGATCTTACTATTGAAATCTTACCAAAGGTGTATGGTCGGGAACATGAGCCTGGAGCTTCCCGTCATGCCTTAGTGCAGATGTTAAGAAAGTCTGGATTCTTAATAAGCCATAAAGGTTCACAGGCAGCCATCAACATACAGCGCCACAGCGTGCTAGACATTTTCATATTGCATTTCTGCGGTGAATTGGCGGCCTTAATGACCCAGGGTTTGCTGCGTGAATATATTGGTCTCGAGGACAATTTAAACGTAATCAAAGGCAGGCTAATCACTGAAGTCCAATTGAAGAAAAACTTTCATCACAAGGAGCGCCTTTATTGTCGGTACGATGAGCTAAAAGAAGACATACTCATTAACCGAATAATTAAGTATACGCTTCGAGTATTGTTCACGCTGGCTCGCTCAGGGGAGACCAAGCGGCAGGTGAATGAGCTTTTAATGCAGTTTGATTCGGTTGGCGACACACCAGTCGCTAAACAAGATTTTTCAAAGCTGGTTTTTGGTCGATGCAATTCTCGGTATCAACCTATTGTTGAGCAATGTCGTATGTTTATTAGCGGTTGTAGTCCTGATGTGCTCGCTGGTCGCGGTAGTGCGGTATCGCTACTTTTTGATATGAACCGACTCTTTGAGAGCTGGGTAGCTGCGATATTGAGACCCATTGCGTGGCGACAGGGGCTGAAGTTAAGGACGCAGGGCCCGCAAAAGAATCTTGGATATTGGTTGGATAGTGATCAAGCAGTGTTTCAGCTGCGCCCGGACATTTCACTTTTAGCACAAGATAACTCTATCGAGGTTATCGCTGATGCAAAATGGAAAATACTAGATGAATCAGATAAGAAATTGGGTATTTCACAAAGCGATCTATACCAGCTTCAAGCCTATGCAAACCGCTACGGTGTTCATAAATTGAAACTCTACTATCCCAAGCAATCGGGCTTAAGCACGAATAAGACATTGGTCATGCAGGGGATACATCAGGCAAGCCTGGAGGTCGTACCCCTCGATATGACCAATAAATATCCGATTAACGAGATAAGTACAGAGTAA
- a CDS encoding AAA domain-containing protein, with product MTLEEQIQHELSSTPGQTARKVAVKLGVDKREVNSLLYGRLSGKFKQDSKYCWWPQGSAAQSQSESIQKPEATFADTPLADLARYYLACLGQDDVGEVSVWARSNHKDFDYVELNELPQDNIQGALQNPQAANLLNKMHRDRTPKIFYLGYPISIHRFTSKAGNVIHRLQPVFVVPIEFEGPNNRGAASLASDFPIMNMAVLKRFSNSDQATVMNELLQLEDELGYSDSMEPPDLDDVARRLFEVRSEWPWREECVPEELSEELPISELEDPGIYNRAVLLAAERKPYTQGLETELRNLAKLAESDYANTALGALVNSNIKSDAGKAIKEPLLEVLPANTEQRQAIGSSLTQPLTIITGPPGTGKSQVVTNLLINAAWQGKKVLFASKNNKAVDVVETRVNSLGPRPLLLRMGSNEYQVRLKDYLQALLSATAGQDEKREYEERLQIHKKLAEKSAKLQSRQNKVINLRNKVDALEQRVEPLREKLSAKLFSAVRSLDLARLSEDLDGLHNATINASKAHQGLLTQLTWPLLRKSRFERLSISCEERGTPLLAIRVKAPDKVPSDLSIAIWLKFSEFIKNRVEDLKSVREYFDALEALEKEDSLETLNQSIRDVMEEISVNSGKLWSSWLRVRPSQLSSDDRQLLSKYVSVLQIITDNNQGQTNRGVWRQYYELTEKVSHLLPCWAVTSLSARGKVPFTAAYYDLVVFDEASQCDIASALPLLYRAKNAVVIGDPMQLSHISGIHKHQDQQLLERFDLQENFLQWAYSWNSLFDMARSYARGEDIVNLRDHHRSHADIINFSNNFFYEGRLRVATRYDWLRRPQTDSPGVRWIDLPGRTIRPPNGSAENPPEAQAIVDELRHLVLEQGYKGSIGVVSPFRAQANQIKNLCNQDRELQNRLDELEFLSDTVHRFQGDERDVMVFSPVVSNGAAIQSLGFLKRNGNLFNVAITRARAMLLVVGDKSAAKNSGVEYLAEFAKYVDNLDDSEVVREHVQRSDLGPEYPTTVDLSKVSEWEIDLYKALYQAGIRPIPQYPVEQYLLDLALIEGNRRLDIEVDGERYHRNWDGELCRRDQIRNQRMYELGWDVQRFWVYEIRDDLDKCIARIQAWVEGAEDE from the coding sequence ATGACGCTTGAAGAACAAATACAGCATGAGCTTTCATCTACTCCCGGGCAGACGGCGCGTAAGGTTGCCGTCAAGCTGGGAGTAGACAAAAGGGAGGTCAACAGCCTGCTCTACGGCCGGTTAAGTGGAAAATTCAAGCAGGACAGTAAATACTGCTGGTGGCCACAGGGCAGTGCGGCTCAATCCCAGTCGGAGTCGATCCAAAAACCGGAAGCGACTTTTGCAGATACCCCCCTTGCCGATCTGGCGCGCTACTACCTGGCCTGTCTAGGGCAAGACGATGTTGGTGAAGTTAGTGTCTGGGCGCGTAGTAATCACAAAGACTTCGACTATGTAGAGCTGAATGAACTTCCCCAGGACAATATCCAGGGTGCCCTTCAGAATCCTCAGGCGGCAAACCTGCTGAATAAGATGCACCGTGACCGTACGCCCAAGATCTTCTATTTGGGCTATCCCATTTCCATTCATCGCTTTACTTCAAAGGCGGGCAACGTGATTCACCGGCTGCAGCCAGTCTTCGTTGTTCCGATTGAGTTTGAGGGTCCAAACAATCGAGGAGCCGCAAGTTTGGCGTCCGATTTCCCCATTATGAACATGGCGGTTCTCAAACGCTTCTCCAATTCAGATCAGGCAACGGTGATGAATGAATTGCTGCAACTGGAAGACGAGCTAGGTTATTCCGACAGCATGGAGCCGCCCGATCTGGATGATGTGGCACGCCGGCTGTTTGAAGTGCGTAGCGAGTGGCCTTGGCGGGAAGAGTGTGTGCCCGAGGAGTTGAGTGAGGAGCTACCGATCAGTGAGTTGGAGGACCCGGGAATTTACAATCGCGCCGTTTTACTCGCTGCAGAGCGTAAACCCTATACGCAGGGGCTAGAAACAGAGCTGCGAAACCTTGCCAAGTTGGCCGAGTCTGATTACGCCAATACAGCATTAGGGGCGTTAGTCAATTCGAATATCAAATCAGATGCGGGTAAGGCAATCAAGGAACCTCTTCTTGAGGTGCTACCGGCTAACACAGAGCAGCGTCAAGCGATAGGTAGCTCACTGACGCAGCCCTTGACCATCATCACCGGTCCGCCCGGGACCGGGAAGTCTCAGGTTGTGACCAACTTGCTCATAAACGCTGCTTGGCAAGGTAAAAAAGTGCTGTTCGCGAGCAAGAACAATAAGGCAGTGGATGTTGTGGAAACGCGTGTTAACAGCTTAGGTCCTCGACCGCTGTTATTGCGCATGGGATCTAATGAGTATCAAGTTAGGTTGAAGGATTACCTGCAAGCGTTGCTCTCCGCAACGGCTGGCCAAGATGAGAAGAGGGAGTACGAAGAACGCTTGCAAATACACAAGAAATTGGCCGAGAAAAGCGCCAAGTTGCAGTCACGACAAAATAAGGTCATCAATTTACGGAATAAGGTGGACGCCTTAGAGCAACGAGTGGAACCTTTGCGTGAGAAACTTAGCGCAAAACTCTTTTCGGCTGTCCGTTCGCTAGATCTTGCCAGGCTGTCGGAAGATCTTGACGGCCTGCATAATGCTACTATCAATGCCTCTAAAGCGCACCAAGGGTTGCTCACTCAACTAACCTGGCCGCTACTGCGAAAATCGAGATTTGAAAGACTGTCGATTTCTTGTGAAGAGCGGGGAACTCCACTACTAGCTATTCGGGTAAAGGCACCTGATAAAGTACCGTCAGATCTATCGATTGCGATCTGGCTCAAATTCAGTGAATTCATTAAAAATCGTGTTGAGGATCTAAAGTCTGTCAGAGAATACTTTGATGCGCTGGAGGCGCTAGAAAAGGAAGATTCACTAGAAACATTGAATCAATCAATACGAGATGTCATGGAGGAGATCTCGGTGAATTCCGGGAAGCTGTGGTCAAGCTGGCTGCGTGTGCGACCCTCACAGTTATCCAGTGATGATCGTCAGTTGCTTTCCAAGTACGTCTCAGTGCTACAGATAATTACGGACAATAACCAGGGCCAAACCAATAGGGGGGTCTGGCGCCAGTACTATGAATTAACGGAAAAAGTTTCTCATTTGCTGCCATGTTGGGCGGTCACGTCTTTATCGGCCCGAGGCAAAGTACCTTTTACCGCAGCGTACTATGACTTGGTTGTCTTTGATGAGGCCAGTCAGTGTGATATTGCTTCAGCACTACCACTGTTGTACCGAGCCAAGAATGCGGTAGTGATTGGTGATCCCATGCAGCTTTCCCACATCAGCGGGATTCACAAGCATCAGGACCAACAGCTCCTGGAGCGGTTTGATTTGCAGGAGAATTTTCTGCAATGGGCTTATTCGTGGAACTCTTTGTTTGACATGGCGCGTTCCTATGCGCGGGGAGAAGACATAGTCAACTTGAGGGACCATCACCGTTCCCACGCAGATATCATTAATTTCTCAAACAATTTCTTCTACGAAGGGAGATTGCGTGTAGCCACTCGCTACGACTGGTTACGGAGACCTCAGACAGATTCGCCTGGCGTTCGTTGGATCGACTTACCGGGGCGAACTATCCGCCCACCAAATGGCAGTGCAGAGAATCCACCGGAAGCACAAGCCATTGTTGATGAGTTGAGACACCTAGTATTGGAGCAAGGGTACAAAGGCTCAATCGGAGTCGTCAGCCCGTTCCGGGCACAAGCTAACCAAATTAAGAATCTCTGTAACCAAGACAGGGAGCTGCAGAATAGGCTCGATGAACTTGAGTTTCTCAGCGATACCGTACATCGGTTTCAAGGTGATGAGCGGGACGTTATGGTATTTTCGCCAGTAGTATCCAATGGGGCGGCAATCCAGTCATTGGGCTTTTTGAAGAGGAACGGCAACCTATTCAATGTTGCAATAACGAGAGCCCGCGCCATGCTGCTTGTCGTGGGAGACAAGTCGGCGGCAAAGAATAGTGGTGTTGAGTACTTGGCTGAATTTGCGAAGTACGTGGACAACTTAGATGACTCTGAGGTAGTAAGAGAGCATGTGCAACGATCCGACTTGGGGCCTGAATATCCAACTACAGTTGACTTATCAAAGGTTTCGGAGTGGGAAATAGACCTTTACAAGGCGCTTTACCAGGCAGGTATTCGTCCAATACCACAATATCCGGTAGAACAATATTTATTGGATCTGGCGCTTATTGAGGGTAACAGGCGGTTGGATATTGAAGTAGATGGTGAGCGCTATCATCGAAATTGGGACGGAGAGCTTTGTCGTCGAGATCAAATAAGAAACCAACGAATGTACGAGCTGGGCTGGGATGTTCAGCGGTTCTGGGTATATGAGATCAGAGACGACCTAGATAAATGTATCGCGCGGATCCAAGCTTGGGTAGAGGGCGCCGAAGATGAGTAG